GCGATCGCCTGATGTTCGTGCGCCAGGACGTCGAAGCGGCGCGTGAGAACATGACCGTCATGGTGGCGGGCCTGAAGCGTCGCCTGTCGGCGCCGCCGCGGGGTGGCGTCTATTTCTCGTGCGTCGCCCGCGCCCCCGGCGTGCCCGGCGGGCTGAAGGATGAACTGGCGACCATCCGCGACGCGCTCGGCCCGTTCCCCGTCGTCGGCATGTACTGCAATGGCGAGATCTCCAACGGCCGCCTCTATGGCTACACCGGGGTCCTCGCGTTGTTCACCTGAAGAGGGGTCAGGAGGGCGCCATGTTTCGCCTGTTCGTCGCACTGCCGCTGCCCCGAGAGGTCCGCGAACACCTTGCCGGCCTGTGCTCGGGCATCCCCGGGGCGCGCTGGGTGCCGCCGGAGAACATGCACGTGACTTTGCGGTTTATCGGCGAAGTGGGCGGCGCCGATGCGGAAGACATCCACGAGGCGCTCGATGGGGTGCGGATGCCTGCGTTTGGGTTGAGCATCGCCGGCCTCGGGTGCTTCGAGAGCGGGCACAAGGTGCGATCGCTGTGGGCGGCGGTCAAGCGGGACGAACTCTTGATGCGCCTCCAGGACAAGGTGGAGATGGCGGTGACGCGCAGCGGCCAGACACCCGAGCGGCGCAAGTTCAAGCCGCACGTGACCCTGGCGCGATTCAGGAGCGGCGCGTCGGTCGCCCGCATCGGCAGCTTCATGGAGCGCAACAACGCGATCGCGCTGGGTCCGTTCCAGATCCCGTCGTTCGCGCTGTTCCGGAGCCACCTGGGGGGCGAAGGCGCGCACTACGAAGTGCTGGCGGAGTACCCGTTGCGCGGCGCCGGCGCGACGGCCGACCTGCCGGTGCAGGCGGTGCCGTGAGCCGCGCGCACTTCCGGGCGGCAGAACTTCAGCGCGAAATACGTCTCACGAATATCCCGCATGCTGCGCCGAGATCCTGCACCAAATAGCCGGGAATTGCCGCGCTTCTGTGCGATTCGTGACAGGCGACGGCCGTTAACCCGCTCACATCAAGCGCTTTGTGTCCGTTCGGGCGCTGAAACTGTATGCCGATGTCATCAAATGTATGCAGAATCAAGGTCAAGCCTTTGTAATCCAAGCATTCTTCCAAGGGTTGAATATGGCCTTACAATTTTCGTGCGCTGGTTTCGCCGTTGCACTCGCGCTTCTCGAACGTAGAGTGAACATACCCGCGACTCCCATCGTCGTCAAGGTCCTGCAGCAGAATCACCGGGGCGGAGGAGCGTCACCGGGTTGCGGGGGCGGCGGGCCTGCATTGGCGGGAGCGTTGTGGTAGCCGGGGCCGAAAGTCAGCGGGCGGGGCGGCAGGACGTCTGAGCCGATCTGCGAACGGAACTGCCGGCCCGCCGTGGCGATGACGGCCTCGGTTGCCGGATCGAGCAGTCGCAGTTCCACTCCGTAGTCGCGCTCGGCCTCGACGGAGGCGAGCGGCGGCGTCTCGAACTTGTAGCGGTCGCGGCCGCGGCGGGTGGGCTGGCGGACGACAATCGCCTCGCCGCCGCCGGGATTTTCAAAGCGCGCCTCCAGAACGGCCTCCTCTGGGACGCCGCCGAGGGTACGGGCGGTTATTCCCCAATACGCCTCCGCCAAACGGTAATTGAAGATGAACCCGCCGCCGATAATTTCGAGCGACGGCGGTTCCGGCTCCTGATCACATCCGGGAAGCGCCAGCACCAGGGGCAGGAGCACGAACAAGAGCCAATTCAGCGGCGCGCCGAACCAGTTCTTGCGGGCGACCCCGCGAGTCCGCGTCCGCATCGTGTGCGCCCTTTTCTCCCGTCACAAGAGCACGTTACAAAAGGATCACGGGCTTCGGCAACGGAAAGCGAGGCCCACGGCGTGGTTCCTGCTTCATGGGCCTCGCGCCAACAACCCCCCCAATGCGATAGGTATATTTTCTTTTTCCGCGCACTTAAGTTGCCTTCATTCCTAATGCGCGCAGAGAGGCCTGATCGATGATGCAGACATCCGGGCGGAACGCAGGCAGACGCTATGGCGGCGAGATCTTGCGACGCGGCAGCGCTGACGACAACGCCGTGCGCCGCCTGCAGCGCGACCTTGCCGAACTCGGGTTCACCGTGGTCGGGCCCGCCGACGGCTGCTTCGGCCGCTTCACTGCCTGGGCGGTGCGGGAATTCCAAGCCTATGCGGCGTTGGCGCAGGTCGCGGTGGAGAGCCCGCGCCGGGCGACGATCTACGCCGACGGCCTGACGCCGGTCGCTACTGGTCCAAACCGCTACGCCGGGCCGATCAGCGGCGTGGTCGACGCCGCCACGGGCGAGGCCTTGCAGCACTGGCTCGACAGCCGTTGGCGCTGCCCGGTGGCGGTGGAAGCCTGGCGGCTGCGCAATGGCCGACGCGACCGCCCGGTGGCCACCAACATCTGGCGCCATGACGAGGTTCCGGACGCGGCGGCGCGGATGTACGCCCGCGACCTCAGCGGCCATTTTCCGGTGACGGGAGATGGCGCCAGTGCGGACACCGCGGATGACGACGGAGCGGGCCGGGTCATCATCGGGGAGTTCACCTCGTATCTGTCGTGGAGTGGACCACGCGCGGTGCCGCCCCGACATTCGCGCCCGGAAGGCGAGATTGTGCCGGAGTGCGTGATCGGCCGCCGCGCGGAAGAGCTGGATGCAGCGCAGCAATCGACCTTCCGCGTCGTCCGCTCCGTCGCCGAAGTCGAATGTCTCGGCCATTTCGACAGCGTCAATGCGTACGACAACGCCCTCATCTCGGTCGGCCCGTGCCATTGGACGCTCGGCATTGTCGGCCGCAACGGCACCGTCAGCGAGGGTGAGCTGTGCGGAGTCCTCGCCTACCTCGCCCACGCTGATGCGGCGGCGTTCCATCAGACCCTCGGGGTGTTCGGCGTCTCCATCGACCGCGGCTGGGTCAACCACCACGGCATCGCCAACGGCCAGCTTTTGTTCGACCGCGGGCAACGCAAATACGCCGGCTGGCTGGCGTTGCACGACGAGCGCGGCGGTTTCGCGCGCTTGCCGCAGCGGCAGGAGGAGAGCGACTACTTCAAGACGTGGCATTGGTTCTACCGCTTCGTCATGGCCGGGCGCACCATTCCCGGCTATCGCCGCACCATGTGGGACATGACGCGGATTCGGCTGCGCGACCTGATCGACATGCCGTGGGACGCCGGCAGCAGCCTTCGCCTCGGCGACATTTTCACGTCCGAGAAGGCGATCGCCATGATTCTCCGCTGGCACGTGCGCTATCCGGGCCATGTCGCCGCCCGCGGCTGCGCCGGACGGCGCCTGCACGCGGTATTGCAGTCGGTTCGTGACCGGCATGCGAGCCTCGGTTGGGAAGGCGACCCTGGGGCTTGGGGCGACGCCCACGAGAAAGCCCTGATCCGCGCGCTGCGCGTCGCCGTCGGCCAAGTCGGCGGCCGCCTCGCCGAGACCGTCAAGCGCGTCGACCGCTGGCCGCAGTGGGGCAGCGGCAACAACCCGCACCGCTATCGTTTGCCCCCCACCATCGGCCCGCTCGACGAGCGCCGCGGCTCGTTCCGCCTGGAGCGCAGCGGCCTGCCGCCGGCGCCGTGAGCGGCCAGCGCACGTCAACTGTCACCGTGCGGCCAGCGCACGTTAACAGCCCACCGTGCGGCCAGCGCACGTTAACAGCCCACCGTGCGGCCAGCGCACGTCAACAGCCCACCGTGCGGCCAGCGCGTCAACAGCCACCGCGTCGCGGCGACAGTTCAGTCGGCGGGATTTTCCTCAGGCAGCCGCAAGGATCCGAACGATGTCGAATTATTTCAAGTCTCACGATGGCTACCACTACCCCCACAGCGCCGTGGAGCGATTCAAGGTTTGCGCCAACTCGAACGTCGCTCACGTCGACGTCGCGCTGGGCGACGATGTGGTGACGGTGACGGCGCCGAGCCGGCAGTTCGCAAACCGTAAAGAGCAGTTCGTGGCGGCCGCGCCCGGGACGCACCTGCTGAACGTCTCGCTCGACGAGCCCCCGGAACTGCTCAAGGAGCCGGTTCTGGCGTGGCAGGTGCGGGAACGGGTGTACCCGGTGGTCGCCGACCCGGATTCGTTATCGGAACTGAAAGACGGTTCGGGGTGGGTGGTGGAACTGCCCGGCGGAACGGTGATAACGCCGTCGGCCTGCGAAATTGTCGCCAACAGCGCCGCCGAGTGGTTCGAGACGGCAACCGAGATCGATGGAGACGTATGACATGGGTTTTTGGGACTGGGTCGGCAGGACCGCCGGCTCCGCGATCGCGGAGCCGGTCAAGGCCATCGGCAACGCGGCCGACGAGCTTCTCAGCAGCGATCACGAGTTGAGCCAGGAGGAGACCCGACGGCTGGTGGAGCGCATCAAGGTGTCGCTCGCCGAGTTGGCGATCGAAGAAGCGCGTGCCCGCCATCCGTCGTGGTGGGTTGCCGGCGCCCGTCCGTCGCTGATGTGGGCGGCGACGATCGTGGTGATGTACGCCACCGTCGGCCAGCACCTGGTGCAATCGCTCGGCTGGGCATTCGGCGGGCCGATTCCGGATCCGATCTCCTGGCAGGAAATCCTGGCCTCACTCGGCGCCATTTCGCCCCAGGCCACGTCCTACGTGTTCGCGCGCCGGGATGAAAAGCGGGACGGCGTGTCGCGCTAGTCGGAAACACGTTGCCGCCGGCGTTCGATCCATTCCCTGCGTCGCCTAGTGCAGCGGCGCATTCAATAATGCACCGTTGCTGCACGTAACCTCTTGATTCCCGTGCACACTACGACCCATTCGACCGAATCTCTCGAATGGGTCTGTGCACTAGAACAGGTGGCGGGGGATGGCGGCGGGAAAGCTTGCGATGTCGGAGGAGGGGCGGCCGAAAAGGTGACCCTGGACGTATCGGACCCCGCAGTCGCGGACGAACGCGAGACCGGCCTCGTCTTCCACCATCTCGGCGACGGTGGCGATGCCGAGGTCGTCGCAGAGCCCCACCAGTGCCTTGAGGAACGCCTTGCCGGTGCGCTCCTTGCGGGCATTGTGCAGGGAGGGGCCGTCGAGCTTGACGATGTCGACTTCGAGCCGCGCCAAGTAGCGGAAATTGGCGGCGCCGGCCCCGAAATCGTCGAGACAGACAGGAAAGCCCTGGTCGCGCAGCCGCCGGATGAAGGTGTTGGCGGGACCCAAGCGCTCCATCCGCGCCGATTCTGTGATCTCGAACATCAGCCGGCCGCGGAGCCATGGATTGGCGGCAAGTATGGCGTCGAGGCAGCCGAGGTAGGTGAGCGAGCCCACCGACACGCCGGAAATGTTGATGGCGATGGTGACGTCGTTTGGCTGCGCGAGAGTCCGCAGCCAGCCGATCACCTTTCGGGCCATGGCCAGATCGAACGCTCCGATCAGCCCCGATTCTTCCGCAAAGGTGATGTGCTCGTAGGCGTTCTGCATGCCCGTCCCGGTTGGAAAGCGG
This window of the Rhodospirillales bacterium genome carries:
- the thpR gene encoding RNA 2',3'-cyclic phosphodiesterase, with protein sequence MFRLFVALPLPREVREHLAGLCSGIPGARWVPPENMHVTLRFIGEVGGADAEDIHEALDGVRMPAFGLSIAGLGCFESGHKVRSLWAAVKRDELLMRLQDKVEMAVTRSGQTPERRKFKPHVTLARFRSGASVARIGSFMERNNAIALGPFQIPSFALFRSHLGGEGAHYEVLAEYPLRGAGATADLPVQAVP
- a CDS encoding peptidoglycan-binding protein codes for the protein MMQTSGRNAGRRYGGEILRRGSADDNAVRRLQRDLAELGFTVVGPADGCFGRFTAWAVREFQAYAALAQVAVESPRRATIYADGLTPVATGPNRYAGPISGVVDAATGEALQHWLDSRWRCPVAVEAWRLRNGRRDRPVATNIWRHDEVPDAAARMYARDLSGHFPVTGDGASADTADDDGAGRVIIGEFTSYLSWSGPRAVPPRHSRPEGEIVPECVIGRRAEELDAAQQSTFRVVRSVAEVECLGHFDSVNAYDNALISVGPCHWTLGIVGRNGTVSEGELCGVLAYLAHADAAAFHQTLGVFGVSIDRGWVNHHGIANGQLLFDRGQRKYAGWLALHDERGGFARLPQRQEESDYFKTWHWFYRFVMAGRTIPGYRRTMWDMTRIRLRDLIDMPWDAGSSLRLGDIFTSEKAIAMILRWHVRYPGHVAARGCAGRRLHAVLQSVRDRHASLGWEGDPGAWGDAHEKALIRALRVAVGQVGGRLAETVKRVDRWPQWGSGNNPHRYRLPPTIGPLDERRGSFRLERSGLPPAP